A genomic segment from Triticum dicoccoides isolate Atlit2015 ecotype Zavitan chromosome 1A, WEW_v2.0, whole genome shotgun sequence encodes:
- the LOC119288895 gene encoding endoglucanase 3-like translates to MAAILRCCLLLALVAGLLLGNAAALPHHGPAKHDYRDALTKSILFFEGQRSGRLPPSQRVSWRRSSGLSDGSSAKVDLTGGYYDAGDNVKFGFPLAFSSTMLAWSVLEFGGMMKGELQHARDAVRWGADYLLKATAHPDTVYVQVGDAGKDHACWERPEDMDTPRTVYKVDPSTPGSDVAAETAAALAAASLVFRKSDPAYSSRLVARAKRVFEFADKHRGVYSAKLSSYVCPYYCSYSGYQDELLWGAAWLHRATKSPVYLSYIKVNGQLLGADEQDNTFGWDNKHAGARILLSKSFLVQKLGALQEYKAHADSFICSMVPGTPTDQTTYTRGGLLFKLSDSNMQYVTSSSFLLLTYAKYLVSAKKTVSCGGVAVTPQRLRAIARRQVDYLLGSNPMGMSYMVGYGAKYPKKLHHRASSLPSVAAHPGKIGCSQGFTGLYSGAANPNVHVGAVVGGPNQNDQFPDQRSDYEHSEPATYINAPLVGALAYLAHSSGQL, encoded by the exons ATGGCAGCTATCCTCCGCTGCTGCCTCCTGCTGGCCCTGGTGGCCGGCCTGCTTCTCGGCAATGCCGCCGCCCTGCCGCACCACGGCCCCGCCAAGCACGACTACCGGGACGCGCTCACCAAGTCCATCCTCTTCTTCGAGGGCCAGCGGTCCGGCCGGCTCCCGCCGTCCCAGCGCGTGTCCTGGCGCCGGAGCTCCGGCCTCTCCGACGGCTCCTCCGCCAAG GTTGATCTGACCGGAGGGTACTACGACGCCGGCGACAACGTCAAGTTCGGGTTCCCGCTGGCGTTCAGCTCGACGATGCTGGCGTGGAGCGTGCTGGAGTTCGGCGGCATGATGAAGGGCGAGCTCCAGCACGCCCGGGACGCCGTCCGCTGGGGCGCCGACTACCTCCTCAAGGCCACCGCCCACCCCGACACCGTCTACGTCCAG GTCGGGGACGCGGGCAAGGACCACGCGTGCTGGGAGCGGCCGGAGGACATGGACACGCCGCGCACCGTGTACAAGGTCGACCCCAGCACCCCCGGCTCCGACGTCGCCGCCGAGACCGCCGCCGCGCTCGCCGCGGCCTCCCTCGTCTTCCGCAAGTCCGACCCGGCCTACTCCAGCCGCCTCGTCGCCAGGGCCAAGAGG GTGTTCGAGTTCGCTGACAAGCACAGGGGCGTGTACAGCGCCAAGCTCTCGTCCTACGTCTGCCCCTACTACTGCTCCTACTCCGGATACCAG GACGAGCTGCTATGGGGCGCCGCATGGCTACACCGGGCCACCAAGAGCCCCGTCTACCTCAGCTACATCAAGGTGAACGGGCAGCTGCTCGGCGCCGACGAGCAGGACAACACCTTCGGGTGGGACAACAAGCACGCCGGCGCCCGGATCCTCCTCTCCAAGTCCTTCCTGGTGCAGAAGCTGGGCGCGCTGCAGGAGTACAAGGCCCACGCTGACAGCTTCATCTGCTCCATGGTGCCCGGCACCCCCACCGACCAGACCACCTACACCCGGGGCGGCCTCCTCTTCAAGCTCAGCGACAGCAACATGCAGTACGtcacctccagctccttcctcCTGCTCACCTACGCCAAGTACCTCGTCTCCGCCAAGAAGACCGTCTCCTGCGGCGGCGTCGCCGTCACGCCGCAGCGCCTCCGCGCCATCGCCAGGCGCCAG GTTGACTACTTGCTGGGGAGCAACCCGATGGGCATGTCGTACATGGTGGGGTACGGCGCCAAGTACCCGAAGAAGCTCCACCACCGGGCCTCCTCGCTGCCCTCCGTCGCGGCGCACCCGGGCAAGATCGGCTGCTCGCAGGGGTTCACGGGGCTCTACTCCGGCGCCGCCAACCCGAACGTGCACGTCGGCGCCGTCGTGGGCGGGCCCAACCAGAACGACCAGTTCCCCGACCAGCGCAGCGACTACGAGCACTCGGAGCCGGCCACCTACATCAACGCGCCGCTCGTCGGGGCCCTCGCCTACCTCGCCCACTCCTCCGGCCAGCTCTAG